Proteins found in one Desulfovibrio sp. genomic segment:
- a CDS encoding thiamine pyrophosphate-dependent enzyme yields MQAQELDALRPAEGESLVFDTNPVLNERPTHYCPGCHHGIAHRLVSEVLHELGVAERTILVASVGCATFTYDYFNVDGLEAPHGRACAVATGVRRARPDAVVFTYQGDGDMAAIGMAESMHAANRGEKITGIFINNTVYGMTGGQMAPTTLVGQKTTTSRQGRSISNEGGPIRMAEIMAQLDGVAYSARCSLDSVKNVRVSKKAMRKAFEVQLQGLGFGFIELLSGCPTNWHLDPIAANKRIAEAMMPVFPLGVYKDVTASVEADHV; encoded by the coding sequence ATGCAAGCTCAGGAACTGGACGCATTGCGTCCCGCCGAGGGCGAAAGCCTGGTTTTTGATACCAATCCCGTGCTCAACGAGCGCCCCACCCACTATTGCCCCGGCTGCCATCACGGCATTGCCCACAGGCTGGTGAGCGAGGTGCTGCACGAACTGGGCGTGGCCGAGCGCACCATTCTGGTGGCCTCGGTGGGCTGCGCCACCTTTACCTACGATTACTTTAACGTGGACGGCCTTGAGGCCCCGCATGGCCGGGCCTGCGCCGTGGCCACCGGTGTGCGCCGCGCGCGTCCAGACGCCGTTGTGTTCACCTATCAGGGCGACGGCGACATGGCAGCCATCGGCATGGCCGAATCCATGCACGCCGCCAACCGTGGCGAAAAGATCACCGGCATCTTCATCAATAACACGGTGTACGGCATGACCGGCGGGCAGATGGCCCCCACCACCCTGGTGGGACAAAAGACCACCACCTCTCGGCAGGGGCGTTCCATCAGCAACGAGGGCGGCCCCATCCGCATGGCCGAAATCATGGCCCAGCTGGACGGCGTGGCCTATTCCGCCCGCTGCTCGCTGGATTCGGTCAAAAATGTACGCGTCTCCAAAAAGGCCATGCGCAAAGCCTTTGAAGTGCAGTTGCAGGGCCTTGGCTTTGGCTTTATCGAGCTTCTTTCCGGCTGCCCCACCAACTGGCATCTGGATCCCATTGCCGCCAACAAGCGGATTGCCGAGGCCATGATGCCCGTATTCCCCCTTGGGGTGTACAAGGATGTGACGGCCAGCGTGGAGGCGGATCATGTCTAA
- the vorB gene encoding 3-methyl-2-oxobutanoate dehydrogenase subunit VorB, with protein sequence MSAATERVLIKGNEAVAFGAIDAGCRCYFGYPITPQNEVPESLSSLLPEVGGQFVQAESEVGAINMVLGAAASGIPALTSSSSCGISLMQEGISYMAGSQIPGVIVNMQRGGPGLGDIGPSQGDYFQAVKGGGHGDHRNLVLAPSTAQECYDFMFRAFALAFKYANPVMVLGDAIVGQIKEPVRRVPPKDAVPAEDLAALAAPWRMEGYGRRGPGAQPRLLKSVYLAEGALAERNRMLMRKYESMKADCAFECVDTDDAELIVVAFGSIARIARSAIRQLRAQGHKIGLFRPITLFPFPDEALRALAPGRRFLVMEQNTGQMVEDVRLALFGQPGVAPASVLWHGVMPGLFIGADALREPMLQALKEN encoded by the coding sequence ATGAGCGCTGCAACCGAACGTGTGCTCATCAAGGGCAACGAGGCCGTGGCCTTTGGCGCTATAGATGCGGGCTGCCGCTGCTATTTTGGCTACCCCATCACCCCGCAGAATGAAGTGCCGGAATCCCTCTCCAGCCTTTTGCCCGAAGTCGGCGGCCAGTTTGTGCAGGCCGAAAGCGAAGTCGGTGCCATCAACATGGTGCTGGGTGCTGCTGCCAGCGGTATTCCCGCGCTGACGTCATCCTCCAGCTGCGGTATTTCGCTCATGCAGGAAGGTATTTCCTACATGGCGGGCAGCCAGATCCCCGGCGTGATCGTCAACATGCAGCGTGGCGGCCCCGGCCTTGGCGATATCGGCCCCTCGCAGGGCGATTATTTTCAGGCTGTCAAGGGCGGCGGGCACGGCGACCACCGTAATCTGGTGCTGGCCCCCTCCACCGCTCAGGAATGCTATGACTTCATGTTCAGGGCCTTTGCCCTAGCATTCAAATACGCCAACCCGGTCATGGTGCTGGGCGACGCTATTGTGGGCCAGATCAAGGAACCCGTGCGTCGCGTGCCGCCCAAGGACGCAGTGCCCGCCGAGGACCTTGCCGCCCTTGCAGCGCCCTGGCGCATGGAAGGTTATGGCCGCCGTGGCCCCGGCGCGCAGCCGCGCCTGCTCAAGTCGGTCTATCTGGCCGAAGGGGCATTGGCCGAGCGCAACCGCATGCTCATGCGCAAGTACGAATCCATGAAGGCCGACTGCGCCTTTGAATGCGTTGATACTGATGATGCGGAACTGATCGTGGTGGCCTTTGGCTCCATTGCCCGCATTGCCCGCAGCGCCATCCGCCAGTTGCGCGCTCAGGGCCATAAAATCGGCCTGTTCCGGCCCATTACCCTGTTCCCCTTCCCGGATGAAGCCCTGCGCGCCCTTGCGCCCGGTCGGCGCTTTCTGGTTATGGAGCAGAACACGGGGCAGATGGTGGAAGATGTCCGCCTGGCCCTCTTTGGCCAGCCGGGCGTTGCGCCCGCATCCGTGCTGTGGCACGGCGTCATGCCGGGGCTGTTCATCGGTGCCGATGCCCTGCGCGAACCCATGCTTCAGGCCCTCAAGGAGAACTAA
- a CDS encoding ferredoxin family protein, which yields MSRVVFMEERCKGCRLCVEVCPVHILRPSGRFNRHGYEVMEMEGQCTGCASCAVMCPDVAIRVFKSAKTKGGKA from the coding sequence ATGTCAAGAGTTGTATTTATGGAAGAGCGCTGCAAGGGCTGCCGCCTGTGTGTGGAAGTCTGCCCGGTGCACATCCTCCGGCCCTCGGGCCGTTTTAACCGTCACGGTTATGAAGTGATGGAAATGGAAGGCCAATGCACGGGCTGTGCCTCGTGCGCGGTCATGTGCCCCGATGTGGCCATCCGCGTGTTCAAAAGCGCGAAAACCAAGGGGGGCAAGGCATGA
- the queA gene encoding tRNA preQ1(34) S-adenosylmethionine ribosyltransferase-isomerase QueA has protein sequence MPTAEADFFLESYNFALPEAQIAQFPPEERGNSRLLVMPRQGALELEHHQFSDLPDCLPEGALLVANNSRVLQARLLGTRSTGGKVEFLLLTPLPLVLERARPDKLGGSSAEVEGLIRSGGSIRDGEKLEFGAGISVTVLESGEFGHRRVRLAWDGDLSKAFAATGHIPLPPYIKRTDAEEDLSRYQTIYSREDKTGSVAAPTAGLHFTPEMRETLKARGFQWADVTLYVGYGTFSPVRSADIRGHRMHREYVEMPEATALAIAEAKREGRPVIAVGTTSLRSMEGVAELCGRVQPFTGWTDIFLYPGRPFRVVDGLLTNFHLPESSLIMLVSALAGRERVLAAYAEAVSRGYRFFSYGDAMLIR, from the coding sequence ATGCCCACTGCGGAAGCGGATTTTTTTCTCGAAAGTTATAATTTTGCATTGCCTGAAGCGCAGATAGCCCAGTTCCCGCCTGAAGAGCGTGGAAACTCGCGTCTGCTGGTCATGCCGCGCCAGGGCGCGCTTGAGCTTGAGCACCACCAGTTCAGCGATCTGCCGGACTGCCTGCCCGAGGGCGCGTTGCTGGTCGCCAACAATTCCCGCGTACTGCAGGCACGCCTGCTGGGAACACGCTCCACCGGCGGCAAGGTGGAGTTTCTGCTGCTCACGCCCCTGCCGCTGGTGCTTGAAAGGGCGCGGCCCGACAAGCTTGGCGGCTCAAGTGCCGAGGTTGAGGGGCTCATACGCTCCGGCGGCAGCATCCGTGATGGTGAAAAGCTTGAATTTGGCGCGGGCATCAGCGTGACCGTGCTGGAATCGGGCGAATTCGGGCATCGGCGTGTGCGTCTGGCCTGGGACGGGGACCTTTCCAAGGCCTTTGCCGCCACAGGGCACATCCCCCTGCCGCCCTACATCAAGCGGACAGATGCGGAAGAAGATCTGAGCCGCTACCAGACCATCTATTCCCGCGAGGATAAGACGGGTTCTGTGGCTGCGCCCACGGCGGGGCTGCACTTTACCCCCGAGATGCGAGAAACCCTGAAGGCCCGTGGCTTTCAGTGGGCGGACGTAACCCTGTATGTGGGTTACGGCACCTTCAGCCCTGTGCGCAGCGCCGACATTCGCGGCCACCGCATGCACAGGGAATATGTGGAAATGCCCGAGGCAACGGCGCTTGCCATTGCCGAGGCCAAGCGTGAAGGGCGGCCTGTGATTGCCGTTGGCACCACCAGCCTGCGCTCCATGGAGGGCGTGGCTGAATTGTGCGGCAGGGTGCAGCCCTTTACCGGTTGGACGGATATCTTTTTGTACCCCGGCAGGCCCTTCCGTGTGGTCGATGGTCTGCTGACAAACTTTCATCTGCCTGAGTCCTCCCTGATCATGCTGGTTTCTGCCCTGGCCGGGCGCGAGCGCGTGCTTGCCGCTTATGCCGAGGCTGTGAGCAGGGGGTATCGGTTCTTCTCATATGGCGATGCCATGCTTATTCGCTGA